A window from Pseudomonas frederiksbergensis encodes these proteins:
- the gltA gene encoding citrate synthase, translating into MADKKAQLIIEGAAPVELPILTGTVGPDVIDVRGLTATGRFTFDPGFMSTASCESKITYIDGDNGILLHRGYPIEQLAEKSDYLETCYLLLNGELPTAEQKAQFVSTVKNHTMVHEQLKTFFNGFRRDAHPMAVMCGVVGALSAFYHDSLDINNPQHREISAIRLVAKMPTLAAMVYKYSMGQPMMYPRNDLTYAENFLHMMFNTPCEIKPISPVLANAMDKIFILHADHEQNASTSTVRLAGSSGANPFACIAAGIAALWGPAHGGANEAVLTMLDEIGDVSNIDKYIAKAKDKNDPFKLMGFGHRVYKNRDPRATVMKQTCDEVLKELGITNDPQLELAMRLEEIALTDPYFIERSLYPNVDFYSGIILKAIGIPTSMFTVIFALARTVGWISHWKEMLSSPYKIGRPRQLYTGYESRDITKLEDRK; encoded by the coding sequence ATGGCTGACAAAAAAGCGCAGTTGATCATCGAGGGCGCAGCCCCCGTCGAGCTGCCCATTTTAACCGGCACCGTTGGTCCCGATGTTATCGATGTTCGGGGCCTGACGGCCACGGGCCGTTTCACCTTTGACCCTGGTTTCATGTCGACAGCTTCCTGCGAGTCGAAGATCACCTATATCGACGGCGACAACGGCATCCTGCTGCACCGCGGCTACCCGATCGAACAGCTGGCTGAAAAGTCGGACTACCTGGAAACCTGCTATCTGCTGCTCAACGGCGAATTGCCGACTGCAGAACAGAAGGCCCAGTTCGTCAGCACCGTAAAGAACCACACCATGGTTCACGAGCAGCTGAAGACGTTCTTCAACGGTTTCCGTCGCGACGCCCACCCAATGGCCGTCATGTGCGGTGTAGTCGGCGCCCTCTCGGCCTTCTACCACGACTCCCTGGACATCAATAACCCGCAGCATCGCGAAATCTCCGCGATCCGCCTGGTTGCCAAGATGCCGACCCTGGCAGCGATGGTTTACAAGTACTCGATGGGGCAACCCATGATGTACCCGCGCAACGACCTGACGTACGCGGAAAACTTCCTGCACATGATGTTCAACACCCCGTGCGAGATCAAACCGATCAGCCCGGTACTCGCCAACGCCATGGACAAGATCTTCATCCTCCATGCCGACCACGAGCAGAACGCATCGACTTCCACCGTACGCCTGGCCGGCTCTTCGGGTGCCAACCCGTTCGCCTGTATCGCCGCCGGTATCGCTGCACTGTGGGGCCCTGCCCACGGCGGCGCGAACGAAGCCGTTCTGACCATGCTCGATGAAATTGGCGATGTGTCGAACATCGACAAGTACATCGCCAAGGCCAAGGACAAGAACGATCCGTTCAAACTGATGGGCTTCGGTCACCGGGTTTACAAAAACCGCGACCCACGCGCAACAGTGATGAAGCAGACCTGCGACGAAGTACTGAAGGAACTGGGCATCACCAACGATCCGCAACTCGAACTGGCCATGCGCCTGGAAGAGATCGCCCTGACCGACCCGTACTTCATCGAACGCTCGCTGTACCCGAACGTCGACTTCTACTCGGGGATCATCCTCAAGGCGATCGGCATTCCAACCAGCATGTTCACCGTGATCTTCGCTTTGGCGCGGACTGTCGGCTGGATCTCCCACTGGAAAGAAATGCTCTCCAGCCCGTACAAGATTGGCCGCCCCCGCCAGCTGTACACCGGCTACGAGTCGCGTGACATCACCAAGCTGGAAGACCGCAAATAA
- the sdhC gene encoding succinate dehydrogenase, cytochrome b556 subunit, with amino-acid sequence MKSQRPVNLDLRTIKLPITGVTSFLHRVSGIILFLGLGFMLYALGKSLDSEEGFAEVKACLTSPLAKFVAWGLLSALLYHLVAGVRHLIMDMGIGETLEGGRLGSKIIIAVSVVLIVLAGVWIW; translated from the coding sequence GTGAAAAGCCAACGACCTGTAAACCTAGACCTAAGGACCATCAAACTCCCCATCACCGGCGTTACGTCGTTTCTTCACCGTGTTTCCGGCATCATTCTCTTTCTGGGCCTTGGCTTCATGCTTTATGCATTGGGCAAGTCTCTGGATTCTGAGGAAGGTTTTGCCGAGGTGAAGGCATGCTTGACCAGCCCGCTGGCCAAGTTCGTAGCATGGGGCCTCCTGTCCGCTCTTCTGTATCACCTGGTAGCCGGTGTGCGCCACTTGATCATGGACATGGGCATCGGTGAGACGCTGGAAGGCGGCCGCCTGGGCTCGAAAATTATCATCGCCGTTTCCGTGGTGCTGATCGTTCTGGCAGGAGTTTGGATATGGTAA
- the sdhD gene encoding succinate dehydrogenase, hydrophobic membrane anchor protein: protein MVTSVTNLSRSGLYDWMAQRVSAVVLAAYFIFLIGYLVANPGIGYDQWHGLFAHNGMRIFSLLALVALGAHAWVGMWTIATDYLTPMALGKSATAVRFLFQAVCGVAMFAYFVWGVQILWGI, encoded by the coding sequence ATGGTAACCAGCGTTACGAACCTTTCGCGTTCCGGTCTTTATGACTGGATGGCGCAACGTGTGTCTGCGGTCGTTCTCGCGGCTTATTTCATCTTCCTGATCGGATACCTTGTAGCGAATCCGGGCATTGGCTATGACCAATGGCATGGCCTGTTCGCCCACAACGGGATGCGTATCTTCAGTCTGCTGGCCCTTGTGGCCCTGGGCGCTCACGCCTGGGTCGGCATGTGGACCATCGCGACCGACTACCTGACGCCAATGGCGCTGGGCAAGTCCGCGACTGCAGTACGTTTCCTTTTCCAGGCAGTATGCGGCGTTGCGATGTTCGCTTACTTCGTCTGGGGTGTGCAGATTCTCTGGGGTATCTGA
- the sdhA gene encoding succinate dehydrogenase flavoprotein subunit, which produces MANIPTISFDAIIIGGGGAGMRAALQLAQGGHKTAVITKVFPTRSHTVSAQGGITCAIASADPNDDWRWHMYDTVKGSDYIGDQDAIEYMCQEGPAAVFELDHMGLPFSRTEQGRIYQRPFGGQSKDYGKGGQAARTCAASDRTGHALLHTLYQGNLKAGTTFLNEYYAVDLVKNQDGAFVGVIAICIETGETSYIRAKATVLATGGAGRIYSSTTNALINTGDGVGMALRAGVPVQDIEMWQFHPTGIAGAGVLVTEGCRGEGGYLINKHGERFMERYAPNAKDLAGRDVVARSMVKEIIAGNGCGPDGDHVLLKLDHLGEEVLHSRLPGICELSKTFAHVDPVVAPVPVVPTCHYMMGGVPTNIHGQAITQDADGVDTIIPGLFAVGEVACVSVHGANRLGGNSLLDLVVFGRAAGLHLEKALTEGIEYDDATDANIETALARLSALNSRTEGEDVATLRKELQSCMQNYFGVFRTGEYMQKGIAQLADLRGRIANVKINDKSQAFNTARIEALELQNLLEVAEATAIAAEIRKESRGAHAREDYEDRDDENWLCHTLYFPGDKRVTKRAVNFSPKTVPTFEPKIRTY; this is translated from the coding sequence ATGGCTAACATTCCAACGATTTCTTTCGACGCCATCATTATTGGTGGTGGCGGTGCCGGCATGCGCGCAGCGCTGCAACTGGCACAGGGCGGTCACAAGACTGCCGTAATCACCAAGGTTTTCCCTACCCGTTCGCACACTGTGTCCGCTCAGGGCGGCATTACCTGCGCGATCGCTTCGGCTGATCCGAACGATGACTGGCGCTGGCACATGTACGATACCGTCAAGGGTTCCGACTATATCGGTGACCAGGACGCTATCGAATACATGTGTCAGGAAGGCCCGGCTGCGGTGTTCGAGCTGGACCACATGGGTCTGCCGTTCTCGCGTACCGAACAAGGTCGTATCTACCAGCGTCCATTCGGCGGTCAGTCGAAGGATTACGGTAAGGGTGGCCAGGCTGCCCGTACCTGCGCTGCCTCCGACCGTACCGGTCACGCGCTGCTGCACACGCTTTATCAGGGCAACCTGAAAGCCGGCACCACGTTCCTGAACGAGTACTACGCTGTTGATCTGGTGAAAAACCAGGACGGCGCATTCGTCGGTGTGATCGCCATCTGCATCGAAACCGGTGAAACCAGCTACATTCGCGCCAAGGCCACCGTTCTGGCCACTGGCGGTGCCGGTCGTATCTACTCGTCCACCACCAACGCCTTGATCAACACCGGTGACGGCGTCGGCATGGCTCTGCGTGCTGGCGTGCCGGTGCAAGACATCGAAATGTGGCAGTTCCACCCGACCGGCATCGCCGGCGCTGGTGTACTGGTTACTGAAGGCTGCCGTGGTGAAGGTGGTTACCTCATCAACAAGCACGGCGAGCGTTTCATGGAGCGCTACGCTCCGAACGCCAAAGACCTTGCCGGTCGTGACGTTGTTGCCCGCTCGATGGTTAAGGAAATCATCGCCGGTAACGGTTGCGGTCCGGATGGCGACCACGTACTGCTCAAGCTCGATCACCTGGGCGAGGAAGTACTGCACAGCCGTCTGCCAGGCATCTGCGAACTGTCCAAGACGTTTGCTCACGTTGACCCGGTGGTTGCTCCGGTTCCGGTCGTTCCGACTTGCCACTATATGATGGGCGGCGTTCCGACCAACATTCATGGCCAGGCGATCACCCAGGATGCCGACGGCGTCGACACCATCATCCCTGGCCTGTTCGCAGTGGGTGAAGTGGCGTGCGTATCGGTTCACGGTGCCAACCGTCTGGGCGGCAACTCGTTGCTCGACCTGGTTGTGTTCGGCCGCGCGGCTGGTCTGCACCTTGAAAAAGCGCTGACTGAAGGCATCGAATACGACGACGCCACCGACGCCAACATTGAAACGGCCCTGGCCCGTTTGTCCGCTCTGAACTCGCGTACCGAAGGCGAAGACGTCGCCACCCTGCGTAAAGAACTGCAAAGCTGCATGCAGAACTACTTCGGTGTGTTCCGTACCGGCGAATACATGCAGAAGGGTATTGCTCAACTGGCTGATCTGCGTGGCCGTATCGCCAACGTCAAGATCAACGACAAGAGCCAGGCGTTCAACACCGCTCGTATCGAAGCGCTGGAATTGCAGAACCTGCTGGAAGTGGCCGAAGCTACCGCCATCGCCGCTGAGATCCGCAAAGAGTCCCGCGGCGCTCACGCCCGTGAAGACTACGAAGATCGCGACGACGAAAACTGGCTGTGCCACACCCTGTACTTCCCGGGTGACAAGCGCGTAACCAAGCGTGCTGTGAACTTCTCGCCGAAGACTGTTCCGACTTTTGAACCTAAGATTCGGACTTATTAA
- a CDS encoding succinate dehydrogenase iron-sulfur subunit, with product MLQVSVYRYNPDQDATPFMQEFSVDTGGKDLMVLDVLALIKEQDEGFSYRRSCREGVCGSDGMNINGKNGLACVTPLSAVVKGNKLIVRPLPGLPVIRDLVVDMSIFYKQYEKVKPYLQNDTPAPAIERLQTPEEREKLDGLYECILCACCSTSCPSFWWNPDKFLGPAALLQAYRFLADSRDTKTAERLASLDDPFSVFRCRGIMNCVNVCPKGLNPTKAIGHIRNMLLQSGV from the coding sequence ATGTTGCAAGTCAGTGTTTATCGCTACAACCCTGATCAGGACGCTACGCCGTTCATGCAGGAATTTTCGGTCGATACCGGTGGTAAAGACCTGATGGTGCTGGATGTGCTGGCCCTGATCAAAGAGCAGGACGAAGGTTTCTCCTATCGTCGCTCTTGCCGTGAAGGTGTTTGCGGTTCCGACGGCATGAACATCAACGGCAAAAACGGTCTGGCCTGCGTCACGCCGCTATCTGCTGTCGTAAAAGGTAACAAGCTGATCGTTCGTCCTCTGCCAGGTTTGCCGGTTATCCGTGACCTGGTCGTCGATATGAGCATCTTCTACAAGCAATACGAAAAGGTTAAGCCATACCTGCAGAACGACACGCCGGCTCCGGCCATCGAACGTCTGCAGACCCCTGAAGAGCGTGAAAAGCTCGACGGTCTGTACGAGTGCATCCTGTGCGCTTGCTGCTCGACCTCTTGCCCATCCTTCTGGTGGAACCCGGACAAGTTCCTGGGTCCAGCTGCTCTGCTGCAAGCGTATCGCTTCCTGGCAGACAGCCGCGACACCAAGACTGCCGAGCGTCTGGCTTCGCTGGATGACCCGTTCAGCGTATTCCGCTGCCGCGGGATCATGAACTGCGTCAACGTTTGCCCGAAAGGCCTGAACCCGACTAAGGCCATCGGTCACATTCGTAACATGCTTCTGCAAAGCGGCGTGTGA
- a CDS encoding 2-oxoglutarate dehydrogenase E1 component → MQESVMQRMWNSAYLSGSNAAYVEELYELYLHDPNAVPEEWRTYFQKLPADGNPATDVSHSTIRDHFVLLAKNQRRAQPVSAGSVSSEHEKKQVEVLRLIQAYRMRGHQAAQLDPLGLWQRPAPADLSINHYGLTNADLDTTFRAGDLFIGKEEASLREIHEALQQTYCRTIGAEFTHITDSEQRQWFQQRLESVRGRPTYSADIKSHLLERVTAGEGLEKYLGTKYPGTKRFGLEGGESLIPMLDELIQRSGSYGTKEIVIGMAHRGRLNVLVNTFGKNPRELFDEFEGKKKVELGSGDVKYHQGFSSNVMTTGGEVHLAMAFNPSHLEIVSPVVEGSVRARQDRRNDPTGEKVLPISIHGDAAFAGQGVVMETFQMSQTRGFKTGGTVHIVINNQVGFTISNPLDSRSTEYATDVAKMIQAPILHVNGDDPEAVLFVTQLAIDYRMQFKRDVVIDLVCYRRRGHNEADEPSGTQPIMYQQITKQRTTRELYADRLTQGGVLDAERVQAKVDEYRNALDNGLHVVKSLVKEPNKELFVDWRPYLGHAWTARHDTRFDLKTLQELSAKLLEIPEGFVVQRQVSKIYEDRQKMQAGGLPINWGYAETMAYATLAFEGHPIRMTGQDIGRGTFSHRHAVLHNQKDAGTYIPLQNLYKGQPRFDLYDSFLSEEAVLAFEYGYSTTTPEALVIWEAQFGDFANGAQVVIDQFITSGEHKWGRLCGLTMLLPHGYEGQGPEHSSARLERYLQLCAEHNIQVAVPTTPAQIYHLLRRQVIRPLRKPLIVLTPKSLLRHKLAISTLEDLAEGSFQTVIPEIDTLDPKKVERVVLCSGKVYYDLLEKRRAEGRDDIAIVRIEQLYPFPEDDLNEVLAPYTNLKHIVWCQEEPMNQGAWYCSQHHMRRIVGNHNKALFLEYAGRDASAAPACGYASMHAEQQEKLLQDAFTV, encoded by the coding sequence ATGCAAGAAAGCGTGATGCAGCGCATGTGGAACAGCGCCTACCTATCCGGTAGTAACGCTGCCTATGTGGAAGAGCTCTACGAGCTCTACCTGCACGACCCTAACGCTGTGCCAGAAGAGTGGCGCACCTACTTCCAGAAGTTGCCTGCTGACGGCAACCCTGCCACCGATGTTTCGCACTCCACAATTCGCGATCATTTCGTCTTGCTGGCAAAGAACCAGCGCCGCGCCCAACCGGTTTCCGCCGGTAGCGTGAGCAGTGAGCACGAGAAGAAGCAAGTTGAAGTGCTGCGATTGATCCAGGCCTACCGTATGCGTGGCCACCAGGCAGCCCAGCTTGACCCGCTGGGGCTGTGGCAGCGTCCTGCACCTGCAGACCTGTCGATCAATCATTACGGCTTGACCAATGCCGATCTTGATACGACCTTCCGTGCCGGCGACCTGTTCATCGGCAAAGAGGAGGCGAGCCTACGCGAAATTCACGAAGCGTTGCAGCAGACATATTGCCGCACCATCGGCGCTGAATTTACGCACATCACCGATTCCGAGCAGCGCCAGTGGTTCCAGCAGCGTCTGGAAAGCGTGCGTGGCCGTCCGACGTACTCCGCCGACATCAAGAGCCACCTGCTTGAGCGCGTCACCGCCGGCGAAGGCCTGGAAAAATACCTGGGTACCAAATATCCGGGTACCAAGCGTTTCGGTCTGGAAGGCGGCGAGAGCCTGATTCCGATGCTCGACGAGCTGATCCAGCGTTCCGGTTCCTACGGCACCAAGGAAATCGTGATCGGCATGGCCCACCGTGGTCGTCTGAACGTACTGGTCAACACCTTCGGCAAGAACCCGCGCGAGCTGTTCGACGAGTTCGAAGGCAAGAAGAAGGTCGAGCTGGGTTCCGGTGACGTGAAGTATCACCAGGGCTTCTCGTCCAACGTGATGACCACCGGCGGTGAAGTTCACCTGGCGATGGCATTCAACCCGTCCCACCTGGAAATCGTTTCTCCAGTGGTCGAGGGTTCGGTTCGCGCCCGTCAGGATCGTCGTAACGACCCTACCGGCGAGAAGGTCCTGCCGATCTCCATCCACGGTGACGCGGCATTTGCCGGTCAAGGCGTGGTGATGGAAACCTTCCAGATGTCGCAGACCCGCGGTTTCAAGACCGGCGGCACCGTGCACATCGTGATCAACAACCAGGTCGGTTTCACCATCAGCAACCCGCTGGACTCGCGCTCCACCGAGTACGCGACCGACGTTGCGAAGATGATCCAGGCGCCGATCCTCCATGTGAATGGTGATGATCCGGAAGCCGTATTGTTCGTGACCCAGCTGGCCATCGACTACCGCATGCAGTTCAAGCGTGACGTGGTGATCGATCTGGTCTGCTACCGTCGTCGTGGCCACAACGAGGCCGACGAGCCAAGCGGCACACAGCCAATCATGTATCAGCAGATCACCAAGCAGCGCACCACCCGTGAGCTGTATGCCGATCGTCTGACCCAGGGCGGTGTGCTGGACGCAGAGCGTGTTCAGGCGAAAGTCGATGAATATCGCAATGCGCTGGACAACGGTCTGCATGTTGTAAAAAGCCTGGTCAAAGAGCCGAACAAAGAGTTGTTCGTGGACTGGCGTCCGTATCTGGGCCACGCCTGGACCGCACGTCACGACACTCGCTTCGATCTGAAAACCTTGCAGGAACTGTCCGCCAAGCTGCTGGAAATTCCGGAAGGCTTCGTGGTTCAGCGCCAGGTCTCGAAAATCTACGAAGACCGTCAGAAGATGCAAGCCGGTGGCCTGCCGATCAACTGGGGTTACGCCGAAACCATGGCGTATGCGACCCTGGCGTTCGAAGGTCACCCGATTCGCATGACGGGTCAGGACATCGGTCGCGGTACGTTCTCGCACCGTCACGCTGTCTTGCACAACCAGAAAGACGCGGGCACCTACATCCCGCTGCAAAACCTGTACAAAGGCCAGCCACGTTTCGACCTGTACGATTCGTTCCTGTCCGAAGAAGCCGTGCTGGCGTTCGAATACGGTTACTCGACCACCACGCCTGAGGCGCTGGTGATCTGGGAAGCCCAGTTCGGCGACTTCGCCAACGGTGCCCAAGTGGTTATCGACCAGTTCATCACCAGTGGCGAGCACAAGTGGGGCCGCCTCTGCGGTCTGACCATGCTGCTGCCGCACGGTTATGAAGGTCAGGGTCCGGAGCACTCTTCGGCTCGTCTGGAGCGTTACCTGCAGCTGTGCGCCGAGCACAACATTCAGGTGGCGGTACCGACTACGCCGGCCCAGATCTACCACTTGCTGCGTCGTCAGGTGATTCGCCCGCTGCGCAAGCCATTGATCGTCCTGACGCCGAAGTCGCTGCTGCGTCATAAACTGGCGATCTCGACCCTGGAAGATCTGGCTGAAGGTTCGTTCCAGACCGTTATCCCGGAAATCGATACCCTGGACCCGAAAAAGGTCGAGCGCGTTGTTCTGTGTAGCGGCAAGGTCTACTACGACCTGCTGGAAAAACGCCGTGCCGAAGGTCGTGATGACATCGCCATCGTGCGTATCGAGCAGCTTTACCCATTCCCTGAGGACGACTTGAACGAAGTCCTGGCTCCGTACACCAACCTCAAACATATCGTTTGGTGTCAGGAAGAGCCGATGAACCAGGGTGCCTGGTACTGCAGCCAACACCACATGCGCCGCATCGTTGGCAATCACAACAAAGCACTCTTCCTCGAGTACGCCGGTCGTGATGCTTCTGCTGCACCTGCTTGTGGTTATGCATCGATGCACGCTGAGCAGCAGGAAAAACTGCTGCAAGACGCCTTTACTGTTTAA
- the odhB gene encoding 2-oxoglutarate dehydrogenase complex dihydrolipoyllysine-residue succinyltransferase — protein MAIEIKAPTFPESVADGTVATWHKQPGDAVKRDDLIVDIETDKVVLEVLATADGVLGAIVKNEGDTVLSDEVLGSIEAGGAAAAPAAAAAPAAAQAAAPAAEGEDDPVAAPAARKLAEENSINIASVAGTGKGGRVTKEDVVAAVAAKKAAPAAAPAKAAAPAAAAPVFAAGDRIEKRVPMTRVRATVAKRLVEAQSNMAMLTTFNEVDMTEVMALRSKYKDLFEKSHNGVRLGFMSFFVKAATEALKRFPAVNASIDGADIVYHGYADVGVAVSSDRGLVVPVLRNAELMSLAEIEGGIATFGKKARDGKLSMDEMTGGTFTITNGGTFGSMMSTPIVNPPQAAILGMHNILQRPMAINGQVVIRPMMYLALSYDHRLIDGKEAVTFLVTIKNLLEDPARLLLDI, from the coding sequence ATGGCTATCGAAATCAAAGCCCCCACTTTCCCGGAATCGGTTGCCGATGGCACCGTTGCCACCTGGCACAAACAGCCGGGCGACGCCGTCAAGCGCGATGACCTGATCGTCGACATCGAAACTGACAAAGTCGTATTGGAAGTGTTGGCTACCGCTGATGGCGTGCTGGGCGCTATCGTCAAGAACGAAGGCGACACCGTTCTGTCCGACGAAGTCCTGGGCTCCATCGAAGCGGGCGGCGCTGCTGCCGCTCCAGCTGCTGCCGCTGCTCCTGCCGCTGCACAAGCTGCTGCTCCAGCCGCTGAAGGCGAAGATGATCCTGTTGCTGCACCGGCTGCTCGCAAGCTGGCTGAAGAAAACAGCATCAACATCGCTTCCGTTGCCGGCACCGGCAAAGGCGGTCGTGTGACCAAGGAAGACGTTGTTGCCGCTGTAGCTGCCAAGAAAGCCGCTCCGGCTGCCGCGCCTGCCAAGGCTGCTGCGCCTGCCGCTGCTGCTCCAGTGTTCGCTGCCGGCGATCGCATCGAGAAGCGCGTACCGATGACCCGCGTACGGGCCACTGTCGCCAAGCGTCTGGTTGAAGCTCAATCGAACATGGCGATGCTGACCACTTTCAACGAAGTCGACATGACTGAAGTCATGGCCCTGCGTTCGAAGTACAAGGACCTGTTTGAGAAGTCCCACAACGGCGTGCGCCTGGGCTTCATGTCGTTCTTCGTCAAGGCGGCCACCGAAGCGCTGAAACGCTTCCCGGCTGTCAACGCCTCGATCGACGGTGCTGACATCGTTTACCACGGCTACGCTGACGTCGGTGTTGCTGTTTCCAGCGACCGCGGCCTGGTTGTTCCGGTTCTGCGTAACGCCGAACTGATGAGCCTGGCTGAAATCGAAGGCGGCATCGCCACCTTCGGCAAGAAGGCTCGTGACGGCAAACTGTCGATGGACGAGATGACCGGCGGTACGTTCACTATCACCAACGGTGGTACTTTCGGTTCGATGATGTCGACTCCGATCGTCAACCCGCCGCAAGCGGCCATCCTGGGCATGCACAACATTCTGCAGCGTCCTATGGCGATCAACGGTCAGGTTGTTATCCGTCCGATGATGTACCTGGCTCTGTCCTACGATCACCGTCTGATCGATGGCAAAGAAGCTGTGACCTTCCTGGTTACCATCAAGAACCTGCTGGAAGACCCGGCTCGTTTGCTGCTGGATATCTGA
- the lpdA gene encoding dihydrolipoyl dehydrogenase → MTQKFDLVVIGAGPGGYVAAIKAAQLGLSTACIEKYTDKEGKLALGGTCLNVGCIPSKALLDSSWKFHEAQDGFAIHGINHAGVTMDVPAMVGRKANIVKGLTSGVATLFKANGVTSIQGHGKLLAGKKVEVTKPDGSVEIIEAENVILAPGSRPIDIPPAPVDQNVIVDSTGALEFQSVPKRLGVIGAGVIGLELGSVWSRLGAEVTVLEALDTFLMAADAAVSKEALKTLTKQGLDIKLGARVTGSKVNGNEVVVNYTDANGEQNITFDKLIVAVGRRPVTTDLLSADCGVTLDERGFVHVDDHCATTVPGVYAIGDVVRGMMLAHKASEEGIMVVERIKGHKAQMNYDLIPSVIYTHPEIAWVGKTEQALKAEGVEVNVGTFPFAASGRAMAANDTGGFVKVIADAKTDRVLGVHVIGPSAAELVQQGAIGMEFGTSAEDLGMMVFSHPTLSEALHEAALAVNGGAIHIANRKKR, encoded by the coding sequence ATGACTCAGAAATTCGACCTGGTAGTGATTGGCGCGGGCCCTGGCGGCTACGTGGCTGCCATTAAAGCAGCGCAACTGGGCCTCTCCACTGCCTGCATCGAGAAATACACCGACAAGGAAGGCAAACTGGCCCTCGGCGGTACTTGCCTGAACGTCGGTTGCATTCCATCCAAGGCGCTGCTGGACAGCTCCTGGAAATTCCACGAAGCCCAGGACGGCTTCGCGATCCACGGTATCAACCACGCTGGCGTGACCATGGACGTGCCAGCAATGGTCGGCCGTAAAGCCAACATCGTCAAAGGCCTGACGTCGGGTGTTGCCACCCTGTTCAAAGCCAACGGCGTGACCTCGATCCAGGGCCACGGAAAACTGCTGGCCGGCAAGAAAGTCGAAGTCACCAAGCCAGACGGTTCGGTAGAAATCATTGAAGCCGAGAACGTGATTCTGGCTCCAGGTTCGCGTCCGATCGACATTCCGCCGGCTCCGGTCGACCAGAATGTGATCGTCGATTCGACTGGCGCGCTGGAATTCCAATCGGTTCCAAAACGTCTGGGCGTGATCGGCGCTGGCGTGATCGGTCTGGAACTGGGTTCGGTCTGGTCCCGTCTGGGCGCAGAAGTCACCGTTCTTGAAGCGCTGGACACCTTCCTGATGGCCGCTGACGCTGCCGTTTCCAAGGAAGCGCTGAAAACCCTGACCAAACAAGGTCTGGACATCAAGCTGGGCGCTCGTGTTACCGGTTCCAAAGTGAACGGCAACGAAGTAGTCGTGAACTACACCGATGCCAACGGCGAACAGAACATCACTTTCGACAAGCTGATCGTAGCCGTTGGTCGCCGTCCGGTGACCACTGATCTGCTGTCCGCTGATTGCGGCGTGACCCTGGACGAGCGCGGTTTCGTGCACGTTGACGATCACTGCGCCACCACCGTACCGGGCGTTTACGCGATCGGCGACGTGGTTCGCGGCATGATGCTGGCACACAAGGCCTCGGAAGAGGGCATCATGGTCGTCGAGCGCATCAAGGGCCACAAAGCCCAGATGAACTATGATTTGATCCCGTCGGTTATTTATACTCACCCGGAAATCGCGTGGGTCGGCAAAACCGAGCAGGCCTTGAAGGCTGAAGGCGTTGAAGTTAACGTTGGCACCTTCCCGTTCGCAGCCAGTGGCCGTGCCATGGCAGCCAACGACACCGGCGGTTTCGTGAAAGTCATTGCCGATGCCAAGACTGACCGCGTATTGGGCGTCCACGTGATTGGCCCGAGCGCTGCAGAACTGGTTCAGCAGGGCGCGATCGGTATGGAATTCGGCACCAGCGCGGAAGACCTGGGCATGATGGTTTTCTCCCATCCGACCCTGTCCGAAGCCTTGCACGAAGCAGCTCTGGCTGTGAATGGCGGCGCCATCCACATCGCCAACCGCAAGAAGCGTTAA